In one window of Photobacterium leiognathi DNA:
- a CDS encoding putative signal transducing protein, with protein MSEQWQCIYSASNSLEAHSVKGLLESEGVKTRLTGEALGAAIGELPANVVEVKVWVSPWQWQRAQVIVSDYKRNDYHDWCCSQCGEVNQGQFELCWNCQCDRDQH; from the coding sequence ATGTCTGAGCAATGGCAATGTATATATAGCGCAAGTAATAGCCTTGAGGCGCACAGTGTTAAAGGGTTATTAGAAAGCGAAGGGGTCAAAACGCGCTTAACAGGAGAGGCCTTAGGCGCTGCAATTGGTGAGCTGCCTGCAAATGTGGTCGAAGTGAAGGTGTGGGTTTCACCGTGGCAATGGCAGCGAGCACAAGTGATTGTGAGTGATTACAAACGTAATGATTATCACGATTGGTGTTGTAGTCAGTGTGGTGAAGTGAATCAGGGGCAGTTTGAATTGTGTTGGAATTGCCAATGTGATCGCGACCAGCATTAA
- the ftsE gene encoding cell division ATP-binding protein FtsE — protein sequence MIRFQQVSKAYRGGRQALQKVDFHLRPADMAFLTDHSGAGKSTLLKLICALERPSDGQIWFNGHDITRLPNKQIPFLRRNIGIIFQDHKLLMDRSVYDNVALPLRVEQVPENDIKRRVCAALDKVGLLDKAKCLPIQLSGGEQQRVGIARAVVNKPMLLLADEPTYNLDPDLSQQVLRLFEEFNRVGVTVLMATHDTSLLASRDYRRFDLQKGNLRELSHGA from the coding sequence GTGATTCGATTTCAGCAGGTAAGTAAAGCTTATCGTGGCGGTAGGCAAGCCCTACAGAAAGTAGATTTCCATCTACGTCCAGCAGACATGGCTTTTTTAACCGATCACTCAGGTGCCGGTAAAAGTACCCTGCTGAAATTAATTTGTGCTTTAGAACGCCCAAGTGATGGTCAGATCTGGTTTAACGGTCATGACATCACGCGTTTACCCAATAAGCAGATCCCATTTCTGCGCCGAAATATCGGCATCATTTTCCAAGATCACAAGCTACTGATGGATCGCAGTGTGTACGACAACGTTGCATTGCCATTACGTGTTGAGCAAGTGCCGGAAAATGACATCAAGCGTCGTGTTTGTGCGGCGCTTGATAAAGTCGGATTGTTGGATAAAGCCAAGTGTTTGCCAATCCAACTTTCCGGTGGTGAGCAACAGCGTGTGGGTATCGCCCGCGCTGTTGTGAACAAACCTATGTTACTGCTTGCCGATGAGCCAACCTATAACTTAGACCCAGATCTATCACAGCAAGTGTTGCGCTTGTTTGAAGAATTTAACCGTGTTGGGGTAACCGTATTAATGGCAACCCACGATACGTCATTATTAGCGAGCCGAGATTATCGTCGCTTTGATCTACAAAAAGGAAACCTAAGGGAGTTGAGTCATGGCGCGTAA
- a CDS encoding DUF1145 domain-containing protein yields MKALILIAKLVIAFVWLVLLINIVHPFPGVAAMALYIMTAFLFMMHGLQMLIFIGAFGDKINMSGWEKWSILIFGIFALLDIRRKHMM; encoded by the coding sequence ATGAAGGCATTAATACTTATCGCTAAGCTGGTCATTGCTTTTGTTTGGCTGGTGCTATTGATAAATATTGTTCACCCATTCCCTGGCGTGGCAGCCATGGCGTTATATATCATGACCGCGTTCTTGTTTATGATGCACGGTCTACAAATGCTTATTTTTATCGGCGCATTTGGCGATAAAATTAATATGTCCGGTTGGGAGAAGTGGTCGATACTTATCTTTGGTATCTTTGCCCTACTCGATATCCGTCGTAAGCACATGATGTGA
- the glpE gene encoding thiosulfate sulfurtransferase GlpE has translation MEQFQHISVEQAYELLQQADSQAVLVDIRDPQSFALAHPEQAFHLTNDTMVSWMDEVEFEQPVIVMCYHGISSQGAAQYLINQGYENVYSLDGGFEAWRRAALPMIQA, from the coding sequence ATGGAACAGTTTCAGCACATTTCAGTAGAACAAGCTTACGAATTACTGCAGCAGGCAGACAGCCAAGCGGTGTTAGTTGATATTCGTGATCCCCAGTCGTTCGCGTTAGCGCATCCCGAGCAAGCTTTTCATTTAACCAATGACACTATGGTGAGCTGGATGGATGAGGTGGAGTTTGAACAACCCGTGATCGTGATGTGTTATCACGGTATTAGTAGCCAAGGTGCGGCGCAATATTTGATCAATCAAGGCTATGAGAATGTTTATAGCTTAGATGGTGGTTTTGAAGCATGGCGTCGTGCGGCATTGCCGATGATCCAAGCATAA
- a CDS encoding lysoplasmalogenase gives MWLCIILLAVLHIMAAYLGPRWLFYVSKPLTVILMVVACLWSGVPSFYYWAIIVGLCLSVLGDIYLMLPQDRFIAGLISFFLAHVVYSVAFVSQWQGHVGWWLLALCIAVGVVVFLLLLPYLGKLQIPVALYMGVIILMAYTAGQFWLLSHSQAALLAMVGAVLFVLSDLTLAINRFKQEFTASTAIIMSTYFIAQGLFVGSVLAL, from the coding sequence ATGTGGTTATGTATTATTTTGTTGGCTGTGCTTCATATCATGGCAGCATATCTCGGACCTCGCTGGTTGTTCTACGTCAGTAAGCCATTAACGGTTATTTTGATGGTGGTAGCTTGCTTATGGAGCGGGGTCCCAAGCTTCTATTATTGGGCGATCATCGTTGGGCTATGTCTATCGGTATTGGGGGATATTTATCTGATGTTGCCGCAAGATCGGTTTATTGCGGGTTTAATCAGTTTTTTCCTCGCGCACGTTGTTTATAGCGTTGCTTTTGTGAGCCAATGGCAGGGGCATGTCGGCTGGTGGCTACTCGCGCTCTGCATCGCAGTGGGTGTCGTGGTATTTTTATTATTGTTGCCTTACTTGGGTAAGTTACAAATTCCTGTCGCGTTATATATGGGTGTGATTATACTGATGGCATATACAGCCGGGCAATTTTGGTTGTTATCTCACAGCCAAGCGGCACTGTTAGCTATGGTAGGCGCCGTGTTGTTTGTCTTATCTGATCTAACATTAGCGATTAATCGATTTAAACAGGAATTTACCGCTTCAACGGCGATAATTATGTCGACATACTTTATTGCTCAAGGGCTGTTTGTGGGATCAGTGCTTGCGCTGTAG
- the rpoH gene encoding RNA polymerase sigma factor RpoH, producing MSKEMSAMALVSTDSLDSYIQTVNRYPMLTPEREKELAERLHYDDDINAAKALVMSHLRFVVHIARGYSGYGLPIADLIQEGNIGLMKAVKRFNPEVGVRLVSFAVHWIKAEIHEYVLRNWRIVKVATTKAQRKLFFNLRKSKKRLGWFNNEEVNMVAEQLGVEPEEVREMESRLAAQDPTFEMQNDDDDRDAAPMAPAYFLEDKSSDVALTYEENNWENHANNRLSQALASLDERSQHIVRSRWLDDDKSTLQDLADNYGVSAERIRQLEKNAMKKLKDAVGDFY from the coding sequence ATGTCAAAAGAGATGTCTGCAATGGCTCTGGTATCAACGGACAGTTTGGATAGTTATATTCAGACCGTAAACCGTTATCCAATGCTCACGCCAGAACGTGAGAAAGAGTTAGCTGAACGTCTGCATTACGATGATGATATTAACGCTGCGAAAGCATTGGTAATGTCGCATCTGCGCTTCGTTGTGCATATTGCTCGAGGTTATTCTGGTTACGGCCTGCCGATTGCTGATCTTATTCAAGAAGGCAATATTGGTTTAATGAAAGCGGTGAAACGTTTTAATCCTGAAGTTGGGGTTCGCTTGGTTTCATTTGCAGTGCATTGGATCAAAGCGGAAATTCACGAATACGTACTACGTAACTGGCGTATTGTGAAAGTAGCGACCACCAAAGCCCAGCGTAAATTATTCTTCAACCTACGTAAGTCGAAAAAACGTTTAGGTTGGTTCAACAACGAAGAAGTTAACATGGTTGCCGAGCAACTAGGTGTTGAGCCTGAAGAAGTACGAGAAATGGAATCGCGCTTAGCGGCGCAAGATCCGACCTTTGAAATGCAGAACGATGATGACGATCGTGATGCAGCACCAATGGCACCAGCATATTTCCTAGAAGATAAAAGCTCTGATGTGGCACTGACCTACGAAGAGAATAACTGGGAAAACCATGCTAATAATCGTTTATCACAAGCATTAGCCAGCCTTGATGAGCGTAGCCAACACATTGTTCGTTCACGCTGGTTAGACGATGATAAGTCAACCTTACAGGATTTAGCGGATAACTATGGCGTGTCTGCTGAGCGTATTCGTCAGCTAGAAAAAAATGCGATGAAAAAGCTAAAAGATGCCGTGGGCGATTTTTATTGA
- a CDS encoding IS4 family transposase yields the protein MTYIEPTLWAQKQFGQADLNDPRRTQRLVALATSLAEQPGIPISKLIISPADMEGAYRFIRNDQIKAEDIAEAGFYVTAQEAFEQQTLLALEDTTSLSYSHHSIQDTLGHSNQGNRHRAMFVHSTLLFAPETHTVVGLIEQQRWTRDIEKRGQRHQHATRPYKEKESYKWEQASRHVAERLGEKMSEVISVCDREADLFEYLTYKHEQQQRFIVRSMQSRCIEEHDNRLYDYASKLLSAGSKELKIPQKGGRKSRTAHLDIKYAPVTLKSPANKKEFDNISLYYVGCIEQGESDDKLAWHLLTSEPVTNKEEALNIVSYYERRWLIEDFHKVWKSEGTQVEQLRMQSKDNLERLSVILAFIATRLLQLRFMNESKELSSSCCERVLKGKAWKLMWLKLEKKKLPKEAPNISWAYKSIARLGGWKDTKRTGRASVKTLWQGWFRLQTILEGYELAKSLEHNDL from the coding sequence ATGACCTATATAGAACCAACTCTTTGGGCTCAAAAACAATTCGGTCAAGCCGATCTTAATGACCCAAGACGCACTCAAAGACTCGTTGCTCTAGCTACCTCTCTGGCTGAACAACCTGGTATCCCTATCTCAAAACTCATCATCTCCCCAGCCGATATGGAAGGGGCTTATCGCTTTATTCGTAATGACCAAATCAAAGCAGAAGATATTGCAGAAGCTGGATTCTATGTCACAGCACAAGAAGCTTTTGAACAACAAACACTGCTTGCATTGGAAGATACCACTTCTCTAAGTTACTCACATCACAGCATACAAGATACACTCGGGCATTCCAATCAAGGTAATCGACACCGAGCAATGTTCGTTCATTCAACGTTGCTTTTTGCTCCCGAAACTCACACTGTAGTTGGTTTAATCGAACAACAACGCTGGACCCGAGATATTGAAAAACGTGGTCAAAGACACCAGCATGCAACTCGACCATACAAAGAAAAAGAAAGTTATAAATGGGAACAAGCATCTCGCCATGTTGCAGAGCGACTAGGCGAGAAAATGTCAGAGGTTATTTCTGTATGTGATAGAGAAGCCGATTTATTCGAGTACCTCACTTACAAGCACGAGCAACAACAACGATTTATCGTTCGCTCAATGCAAAGTCGCTGTATCGAGGAGCATGATAATCGTCTTTATGACTACGCTTCCAAGTTGTTATCAGCAGGAAGCAAAGAGCTAAAAATACCGCAAAAAGGCGGTCGTAAGTCCCGCACGGCTCATCTAGACATCAAATATGCTCCCGTGACACTTAAGTCTCCCGCTAATAAAAAAGAGTTCGATAATATCTCTCTCTACTATGTTGGATGTATAGAGCAAGGTGAGAGTGACGACAAGCTCGCATGGCATTTACTGACATCAGAGCCTGTAACGAACAAAGAGGAAGCACTTAACATCGTCAGTTATTATGAGCGTCGTTGGCTGATAGAAGATTTTCACAAGGTTTGGAAAAGTGAAGGCACGCAAGTTGAACAACTGAGAATGCAAAGTAAAGATAACTTAGAAAGGCTCAGTGTTATTTTGGCATTTATTGCTACTCGTTTACTCCAGTTAAGATTTATGAACGAATCTAAAGAGTTATCTAGTAGCTGTTGTGAACGGGTGTTAAAAGGTAAAGCGTGGAAGCTTATGTGGTTAAAATTGGAGAAGAAAAAGCTGCCCAAAGAAGCACCAAATATATCGTGGGCTTACAAAAGTATTGCACGGTTAGGTGGTTGGAAAGATACCAAGCGGACGGGTCGCGCTTCTGTAAAGACATTATGGCAAGGATGGTTTAGGTTACAAACCATCCTTGAAGGATATGAACTAGCTAAGTCTCTTGAACACAATGACTTGTGA
- a CDS encoding DUF2500 domain-containing protein codes for MPTGIIVAICILFIFSFGYFIFSYRRHTLGLDAPERKLDVMILDKQSNKVIGAHPGEEDEEYWIYVEPIAGGPKREFMVGIHYYHALNPGDKGTMTYRGHQFMHFALKRD; via the coding sequence ATGCCAACAGGGATCATTGTGGCAATTTGCATTCTATTTATCTTCTCATTTGGCTATTTCATTTTTAGCTATCGTCGCCATACATTAGGGCTTGATGCGCCAGAGCGAAAACTGGATGTCATGATCCTTGATAAACAAAGCAACAAAGTCATCGGCGCTCATCCAGGTGAAGAAGATGAAGAATATTGGATTTACGTTGAGCCTATCGCTGGCGGTCCTAAACGTGAATTTATGGTGGGTATCCATTATTACCACGCCCTAAACCCGGGCGATAAAGGTACCATGACTTATCGTGGTCACCAGTTCATGCATTTTGCGCTAAAGCGTGATTAA
- the ftsX gene encoding permease-like cell division protein FtsX, translating to MARKSTSFFAIHRQQGGAALKDMFRRPLGNFLTLAVLAFALTLPCTFYLMAKNITVVADSWQNPSQITVYLNNKVSDSDGEAFADSIKKWPETESVRYISAAQGLEEFRSHGGFEKALSLFDAKDNPLPAVIIVKPAPDWQSDVQARALADKLGKEPLVNEVRLDSDWLQRLAAIQDLAITLAMLMSGLMLFAVFLIVGNTLRLQVLSHKDEIQVMKMVGATDSYILRPYLYVGVWYGLIAAVIAWILTAVVTLLLDEAVAKLANLYGSNFRMIGLGWDESLIMVMLAAFLGLLAARLSAGRHLKEIEPV from the coding sequence ATGGCGCGTAAATCGACTAGTTTCTTTGCGATTCATCGCCAGCAAGGTGGGGCTGCGCTAAAAGATATGTTCCGTCGCCCATTAGGTAACTTTTTAACCCTAGCGGTATTGGCCTTTGCTCTTACGCTACCGTGTACCTTCTACCTAATGGCAAAGAACATCACTGTAGTGGCTGATTCTTGGCAAAACCCAAGCCAAATCACCGTATATCTGAATAACAAAGTCAGTGATAGTGACGGTGAAGCCTTTGCTGACAGCATTAAAAAGTGGCCTGAGACGGAAAGTGTTCGATACATTTCAGCGGCGCAAGGATTAGAAGAGTTTCGTTCTCATGGTGGTTTTGAAAAAGCACTGAGCCTGTTTGACGCTAAAGATAATCCACTTCCAGCGGTGATCATTGTTAAACCCGCTCCTGATTGGCAGAGCGATGTACAAGCCCGCGCACTTGCTGACAAGCTAGGCAAAGAGCCACTGGTGAATGAAGTGCGTTTAGATAGCGATTGGCTACAACGTTTAGCGGCGATTCAAGATCTAGCGATTACGCTGGCAATGCTAATGTCTGGCTTGATGCTATTTGCGGTATTTTTGATTGTGGGTAATACCCTGCGCCTACAAGTACTAAGTCATAAAGATGAAATCCAAGTGATGAAGATGGTGGGTGCAACAGACAGTTACATCCTACGTCCTTATCTTTATGTCGGTGTTTGGTATGGCTTAATTGCCGCTGTGATTGCGTGGATCTTAACGGCAGTGGTGACATTGCTGCTTGATGAAGCGGTAGCGAAGCTTGCCAACCTCTATGGCAGCAATTTTAGAATGATCGGATTGGGCTGGGATGAAAGCTTAATAATGGTTATGCTAGCAGCGTTTTTAGGCTTACTAGCAGCAAGATTGTCTGCTGGACGTCACCTAAAGGAGATCGAACCGGTGTAA
- the rsmD gene encoding 16S rRNA (guanine(966)-N(2))-methyltransferase RsmD produces MTQRRQQTTRKPQNNRPGGFVRIISGQWRGRKLPVHDVEGLRPTTDRVKETLFNWLAQDIYQSKCLDLFAGSGGLSFEALSRGAESVTMLELDKKAANQLEQNLKTVGATNATVVNGDSLAFLSQPGSAHDLIFIDPPFRKDLIQDVITALENNGWLAPHAMIYIEAEKELGNLTTPSHWHLHREKTAGQVCYRLFAREEP; encoded by the coding sequence ATGACGCAGCGTAGACAACAAACAACTCGCAAACCACAAAATAATCGTCCTGGCGGGTTCGTTCGCATCATTAGCGGACAATGGCGTGGACGCAAATTACCCGTTCATGATGTCGAAGGACTACGTCCGACCACAGACCGTGTAAAAGAAACACTTTTCAACTGGTTAGCGCAAGACATTTATCAATCTAAATGCCTTGATCTGTTCGCTGGTAGCGGCGGTTTAAGTTTTGAAGCTCTTTCTCGTGGTGCAGAAAGCGTCACGATGCTTGAACTCGACAAAAAAGCTGCCAATCAATTGGAGCAAAATTTAAAAACCGTTGGTGCAACAAATGCGACAGTGGTTAATGGTGACAGCTTAGCATTTCTGTCACAACCAGGCAGTGCACATGATTTAATCTTTATTGATCCTCCTTTTAGAAAAGATCTTATTCAAGACGTGATCACAGCATTGGAAAACAACGGCTGGCTTGCTCCCCATGCAATGATTTATATTGAAGCCGAAAAGGAATTAGGCAACCTGACAACGCCAAGCCATTGGCACCTGCACCGTGAAAAAACAGCAGGACAGGTTTGCTATCGCTTATTTGCTAGAGAGGAACCATGA
- the ftsY gene encoding signal recognition particle-docking protein FtsY — protein MAEKKKRGLFSWLGFGSEDNDAQKEQTTEQSVVDGATESPESTHSSDEATAKVEHNEDVQTDDLAATEQEKIAKTDDVELAETLQVNDAEKTHVVEETVTEAPEVSSELEPSAPSKDAKEDEAELTAPTEVESEAAPEDVEAKPVEQEKPKSEGFFARLMRGLKKTKTNFGAGFFGLFSGKKIDDELFEELEEQLLIADVGMDTTLKIIENLTDKASRKELKDGEALYGLLKDELADMLSKVEQPLVVDTSKKPYVILMVGVNGVGKTTTIGKLAKQFQSEGKSVMLAAGDTFRAAAVEQLQVWGERNHVPVVAQHTGADSASVIFDAIESAKAKNIDVVIADTAGRLQNKGNLMEELRKIVRVMKKVDIDAPHEIMLTVDAGTYQNAISQAKLFSDVAPVSGITITKLDGTAKGGVIFAIADQFNIPIRYIGIGEGIDDLRPFAADEFIEALFSDEE, from the coding sequence ATGGCAGAAAAAAAGAAACGCGGATTATTTTCATGGCTCGGATTTGGCTCTGAAGATAACGATGCTCAAAAGGAACAAACTACTGAACAATCAGTAGTCGATGGGGCTACAGAAAGCCCTGAATCAACACATTCCTCTGACGAGGCAACAGCGAAAGTTGAGCATAATGAAGATGTTCAAACTGACGACTTAGCTGCAACAGAGCAAGAGAAGATTGCTAAGACCGATGATGTCGAATTGGCAGAGACGTTGCAAGTAAATGACGCTGAAAAAACACACGTTGTTGAAGAAACGGTAACGGAAGCGCCAGAAGTCTCATCAGAGCTTGAGCCATCAGCACCAAGTAAAGATGCAAAAGAAGACGAGGCAGAGTTAACTGCGCCAACAGAGGTTGAAAGTGAAGCAGCCCCTGAAGACGTAGAAGCCAAGCCTGTTGAGCAAGAAAAACCAAAATCGGAAGGGTTCTTTGCCCGCTTAATGCGTGGTTTAAAGAAAACCAAGACCAATTTTGGTGCAGGTTTCTTCGGTCTATTTAGTGGCAAGAAAATCGATGATGAACTGTTTGAAGAGCTGGAAGAGCAGCTATTGATTGCAGATGTCGGCATGGATACCACGCTGAAAATTATCGAAAATCTGACCGATAAAGCATCTCGAAAGGAACTTAAAGACGGCGAAGCCCTCTATGGTTTACTAAAAGATGAATTGGCAGACATGCTAAGTAAAGTAGAGCAACCTTTGGTTGTTGATACTAGCAAGAAGCCGTATGTCATCTTAATGGTAGGCGTTAATGGTGTCGGTAAAACTACCACTATCGGTAAGCTAGCGAAGCAATTCCAATCTGAAGGTAAATCCGTCATGTTGGCAGCAGGTGATACATTCCGTGCGGCGGCTGTTGAACAGTTGCAAGTATGGGGTGAGCGTAACCACGTTCCTGTTGTAGCGCAACATACTGGTGCTGATAGTGCTTCAGTGATCTTCGATGCTATTGAATCGGCAAAAGCGAAGAACATTGATGTAGTTATTGCCGATACCGCAGGTCGCTTGCAAAACAAAGGCAACCTAATGGAAGAGCTACGTAAGATTGTTCGCGTAATGAAGAAGGTGGATATCGATGCCCCTCATGAAATTATGCTAACCGTTGATGCGGGCACCTACCAAAATGCGATCAGCCAAGCTAAGTTGTTCAGTGATGTGGCTCCGGTATCGGGGATCACGATCACCAAATTGGACGGCACAGCAAAAGGTGGCGTAATTTTCGCTATTGCAGATCAGTTTAATATTCCTATTCGTTACATCGGTATCGGAGAGGGCATTGATGATCTCCGTCCATTTGCAGCAGATGAGTTTATTGAAGCGTTATTTAGCGATGAGGAATAA